The sequence TGGTAAAAAAACAGAGGTTCACACATTTATATAGATCAAAATAAAAGCCACTTAACCACCCATTTTCAAACAAAAGCATCGTTTGATGTTACCagcaaaacaaataaagaaCCATCCATCGCTCATGATCCTCAAATGATTAAAAGGATCACAAGAATTGACTGAAAATTCAAGCAATAATGAGCTGATGACCAAGACAGACAAGAATGACTCACCTGCCGACTTCCACGGCATAGTCAGCACGGATGGTGCCGGGGGCAGCCTCCCAGGGCCTGGTGGCTCCAATGATCCTGCGGCCAGTGGCGACAACATCTTTCCCTTCCCAAACCATCGCAACGACGGGGCCAGAGATGATGTACTCCACCAACCCAGGGAAGAAGGGCTTGTCGGAAAGGTCGGCATAGTGCTGCTGTGCAAAGGACCTCTCCACATTCATGAACTTCATCCCTGGATCATTGCAGTTCAAAAAGTAATTCGTAAGCACCATCATCCCTCAACCGAATATTACCTCGGTTCCAAAATAAAAAGCATTTATACTTGTTTTTCAGAATGAATCTCAAGATCGATATTCATTGTGAATAACACACAGAAATGCTTATAgtttggaacggaggaagtatatttctTAAACAGGGGAAGTTAAATGAAATTAAGTTTTTGGATGATGTTTTGCGTGCATTTCGAATAATTCTCATAAAAATGGGCTTCACAGTTGTTATAATCGCCACATCAACCAATACATGGCTACACAGTTGTTATAAACAGGGGAAGTTAAATGAAAGTCCTTTACTTTTGTTCTTTGTTGCTGTTCCTTAAGACAGCTGTTTTTGTTGTTCTGTAATGCTTTATAAAACATTTTGGTTTCCACTAAAGTACAACAACTTTTAGTAAGGaacaaaaaatggaaaagaGCACGTTAAATGCATGCCAAAGATATTAGTTGAACTCTATTGCAAGTACAAATGATGTTTTCTTTTCAGAAAGATATTTCCATGATTACAAGTACAAATAGTAGACTACATCTTTGAGGCTTTGACGATCTCTGCTATAATAATAAATAAGTTGCCCATGTCATGTAATGCAAAATTAGACTTGACAACGAATCAGTTGATATACTAAATTGAATATTACTGTGTCAGTCTGTTGTCCCCAGTTAAAAATGGCCAATCATcaacatataaattatataaaaaaaatcttgcttttGAATCATGTATTAAACCCATCAAATTCTCCATGTCACAACCCCAACCTACCCATATGAAACAGAGTATTATGATATCGTCAGCCTCTGCTTTTCATAATATGTGTTGAAAAAAACGGGTAGGTCAACCCAAAATTAGatcaataaaaatacaaaagaaagTTATGAAAAATGAATCCATACGATCAAATCGAGAGGGGAAAAGGATCAGCCATACCCTTCAGGTAGAATCCTTTCTTCTCGAACCTGCTGATGATGTCTCCAATCTGCAGAACAGAAAATCAAAATTCCCCATTAAAAACCACCCAAAACGGTACAGAAAGTTACCAAAACAACTCAAAATCTCACAAACAAACACCAATCAACTACGCTATTTAACCGATCCGAAACCGCAAAAAATCCTCTCGAAAATCTATGGCCAAAACGACAAGAAGaacattaaaagaaaaaaagaactcagATTACCAGGCCTCTCTGGACGCCGTCAGGCTTGATCATGATGAAAGACTGCTCCATCTCTCCAAAGAACCCGATCGAACAAACCGatcaacaagaaaaaagaaaaaaaaagcagaagcggaggcgatgaggaggatgcggagaggagaggagtggaggcGAGGCGGAGTGGGTCGTGAAAGAG is a genomic window of Oryza glaberrima chromosome 7, OglaRS2, whole genome shotgun sequence containing:
- the LOC127779691 gene encoding nucleoside diphosphate kinase 1, translating into MEQSFIMIKPDGVQRGLIGDIISRFEKKGFYLKGMKFMNVERSFAQQHYADLSDKPFFPGLVEYIISGPVVAMVWEGKDVVATGRRIIGATRPWEAAPGTIRADYAVEVGRNVIHGSDSVDNGKKEIALWFPEGLAEWRSNLHPWIYES